The genomic interval TTCCggaattttcccaaaatccccgatTTTTTTTCggaaaaaatttttaaaaaatctccaaaattcccagaaaaattcccccaaaaatcccaacaaaattccaagaaaaatccccaaaaaattccatcaaaattccgcaaaaatcctaaaatttgCCCCCAAAATTCCCCGAAAATCGCCTGCAAAAGTcagaaaaatccccccaaaattcccctgaaaattcccacaaaaattcccaaaaaattcccccaaaattccaaaaaaattccccaaaaaaattccaaaaaaattccttttttttcctttttttaccccaaaaattcctgaaTAAAACCCGAAAAATTCCCTAATTTCCCCagcaaatcccccaaaatcccacgaaaaatcccccaaaaattcaaaaaaaattcaattttttccccgttttttgCCCTAAAatttccccaaacccccccaagaAGCCCTGAAATTGCCCCAAATTCCcgaattttcccaaaatccccaatttttgccccaaattcccacctGGCCGTGAGGAGCTCGGCgctggcccagcccagagcGGCCACGAGGATCCGGAGCtcgccccggcccccgccccggcccaGCGCCAACTGCAGCCCCCCCAGATCAGCAACGTCGACTGTGGCACGgagaaattcctgaaaaaacagaaatttgggaaaaatggtgaaaaaatggggaaaaacggtGAAAAAATGGCGAAAAACAGTGGGAAAACggtgaaaaaatgggaaacaaaATGGCGGAAAATGGGGACAAAATGgcggaaaatggggggaaattggggtttttggggagttttttggggattttttgggggattttttgaggattttggggaatttttttggagatttttgggggtattttgggggaattttttggggattttttgagattttttggggattttttgaggggatttttggaCCCCGGCCCAGCACCAACTGCAGCCCCCCCAGGTCAGCAACGTCGACTGTGGAATGgagaaattcctgaaaaaacagaaatttgggaaaaaatggggaaaaaatggggaagaacGGTGAAAAAATGGCGAAAAACggtgaaaaaatgggaaacaaaatggcggaaaatggggggaaaatggcggaaaatggggggaaaattggggtttttggggagttttttggggattttttggggattttttgaggattttggggaatttttttggagattttttgggggatttggggggaattttttggggattttttgagatttttttgggattttttgaggggatttttgggccCCGACCCAGCACCAACTGCAGCCCCCCCAGGTCAGCAACGTCGACTGTGGAATGgagaaattcctgaaaaaacagaaatttgggaaaaaatggggaaaaaatggggaagaacGGTGAAAAAATGGCGAAAAACggtgaaaaaatgggaaacaaaatggcg from Molothrus aeneus isolate 106 unplaced genomic scaffold, BPBGC_Maene_1.0 scaffold_30, whole genome shotgun sequence carries:
- the TMEM147 gene encoding BOS complex subunit TMEM147 isoform X1 — translated: MTLFHFGNCFALAYFPYFITYKCSGLSEYSAFWRCVQAGATYVLVQLGKMLFLATFFPTWEGPSGGYDLVGEFLRATVDVADLGGLQLALGRGPKIPSKNPKKISKNPQKIPPKSPKKSPKKFPKILKKSPKNPQKTPQKPQFSPHFPPFSPHFPPFCFPFFHRFSPFFHRSSPFFPHFFPNFCFFRNFSIPQSTLLTWGGCSWCWVGAQKSPQKIPKKSQKIPKKFPPNPPKNLQKNSPKSSKNPQKIPKKLPKNPNFPPIFRHFPPIFRHFVSHFFTVFRHFFTVLPHFFPIFSQISVFSGISPFHSRRC